A section of the Streptomyces sp. Je 1-369 genome encodes:
- a CDS encoding methyltransferase, whose product MPNALENAVYGLLSTPVLHTALEHGVFTSLIEGGPGTVAHLAARLDVDEDTLERMLLVLTSLGVVTRATGGEYALAADAEPFLDPGNSRYLGGFIKHLTEETQGRLGRLDTYLAEGKPTTEASPFDDVYRDAESLRAFMRAMWDLSFGVSRELAPLAGMAGTKHLVDVGGATGPFAVAALLTDPALRATVFDMPAVGPLVGEDAEARPVADRLDFIGGDFFADELPQGDCLAFGYILSDWDDHTSVKLLEKAYRACQAPGRVLIMDRLFEDDRTGPLATAAMNLVMHIEMAGRHRTAAEFIALLERAGFEDCEVRRSGGEKHVVIGHKR is encoded by the coding sequence ATGCCCAACGCACTTGAGAACGCCGTCTACGGACTGCTCTCCACTCCGGTGCTCCACACCGCCCTGGAACACGGGGTGTTCACCTCCCTCATCGAGGGCGGGCCGGGCACCGTCGCGCACCTCGCCGCGCGGCTCGACGTCGACGAGGACACGTTGGAGCGCATGCTGCTCGTCCTGACGTCCCTCGGTGTCGTGACCCGCGCGACGGGCGGCGAGTACGCGCTGGCCGCCGACGCCGAGCCGTTCCTCGACCCGGGCAACAGCCGCTACCTGGGCGGCTTCATCAAGCACCTCACGGAGGAGACCCAGGGCCGCCTCGGCCGCCTCGACACCTACCTCGCCGAGGGGAAGCCGACCACGGAGGCGTCACCGTTCGACGACGTGTACCGGGACGCCGAGTCGCTGCGGGCGTTCATGCGCGCCATGTGGGACCTGAGCTTCGGCGTCTCGCGTGAGCTGGCGCCCCTCGCCGGGATGGCGGGGACGAAGCACCTCGTGGACGTCGGCGGGGCCACCGGACCGTTCGCCGTGGCGGCGCTGCTCACCGACCCCGCGCTGCGCGCCACCGTCTTCGACATGCCCGCGGTCGGCCCGCTGGTCGGCGAGGACGCCGAGGCACGGCCGGTCGCCGACCGTCTGGACTTCATCGGCGGTGACTTCTTCGCGGACGAACTCCCGCAGGGCGACTGCCTCGCCTTCGGCTACATCCTCTCCGACTGGGACGACCACACCAGCGTCAAGCTCCTGGAGAAGGCCTACCGGGCGTGCCAGGCACCCGGCCGGGTCCTCATCATGGACCGCCTCTTCGAGGACGACCGCACCGGCCCGCTGGCCACCGCCGCGATGAACCTCGTGATGCACATCGAGATGGCCGGAAGGCACCGCACGGCTGCCGAGTTCATCGCCCTGCTGGAGCGGGCCGGGTTCGAGGACTGCGAGGTGCGGCGGTCCGGCGGCGAGAAGCACGTGGTCATCGGGCACAAGCGGTAG
- a CDS encoding MbtH family protein → MTNPFENPDGTYVVLVNDENQHSLWPVTVDVPAGWTTAHPSDTREACLRFIEENWTDMRPRSLAQRMAEK, encoded by the coding sequence ATGACGAACCCCTTCGAGAACCCGGACGGCACGTACGTGGTGCTCGTCAACGACGAGAACCAGCACTCGCTCTGGCCGGTCACCGTGGACGTGCCCGCGGGCTGGACCACCGCGCACCCGAGCGACACGCGGGAGGCCTGCCTGCGCTTCATCGAGGAGAACTGGACCGACATGCGCCCGCGCAGCCTCGCGCAGCGCATGGCCGAGAAGTAG
- a CDS encoding amino acid adenylation domain-containing protein, with translation MGSPTARPAAGHDRARAGYDRARHGIHNLRRAEVIADPGLYWRAISELPPVFYDEVGGVWVCAGYAESVEILANHRAFSSARHHSPDDLAARGMSGIVPTAEMLSAQFLFNDPPDHTRIRNALRAEFSPAGLQRHDPDLRAIADRALDALPDAGTIDLVRDFAERLPEHLMTHLLGMRGRGAELTEWADAYERLLSSVSTFPSRADLETVPLLDKALAGLRELAAERLAAPGDDLVSVLATALRDDFAADPAKGPEEGSEEGSGERSGEPCEPSAELLQLVAANALVLVAGGYQTLTHLVSSGLLLLAEHPEQLRRLRDDPSLADSAVAEVLRIDGSSQYVGRHAVRDIEVGGARMKAGDGVLVLLAAANLDPRKFTDPTAFDITRSEGRHLGFGSGPHYCLGAPFAERLARWAILGFVERYRRFGLSPVEADPVEWGPHCNTRSRRRAALLVGRTAETAPREPHQPDAVPAAKTVTDLERHQIVAEWNDTGADDGAAQICWQLLFEERARLAPDSTAVEDEGVVYSYADIDALANGAAHRLRELGVEPETVVAISMERSVRLVVAILAVAKAGGAFLLAASDCPGERLRTMLEQTSARLVVADDATGDRIAALGLPADVVRLDPAARAAAPPITGVAPGNTAYVVFTSGTTGRPKAIANSHESLTNLHLAQRAVFRIRPQDRVLQFLSLNFDGFISEAVLALLCGATLVVARTAQLTPGPPLSRLLRERRVSVAIMTPSVWSVLAHDPLPNLRIAAFAGERLPGALVRRWTAPGRRLLNLYGPAEAAVWSTWHECAGEDDPPIGRPVAGKRVYVLDEERQLLPAGTQGELYIAGIGVGRYLGRPDLMAESFMPDPFAGRPGRLMYRSGDLCVWREDGSLEYVGRRDRQVKIRGQRVELYEVERVLEKAPGVSSCHAVERDGRLHAFVVPEGPGSWDETAVRRHLAERLHGGMIPAAFTVTEQLPLTSNGKVGQREETAGTDTGTVASEPAPIATAPAPVPVAPAPAPAAPAPVTAGSTRVTWELARLFSSCLRVPQVQVKLDTDFFSAGGDSLAMAEFMAAAEDRFGMEIDIQRLLDEPTLAGLVQLVSEGRTAQ, from the coding sequence GTGGGGTCCCCGACCGCCCGTCCCGCCGCCGGCCACGACCGTGCGCGTGCCGGTTACGACCGTGCGCGGCACGGCATCCACAATCTGCGCCGTGCCGAGGTCATAGCCGACCCCGGGCTCTACTGGAGGGCGATATCCGAGCTCCCGCCCGTCTTCTACGACGAGGTGGGAGGCGTCTGGGTCTGTGCCGGGTACGCCGAGTCGGTAGAGATCCTCGCCAACCACCGGGCGTTCTCGTCCGCGCGCCACCACTCCCCCGACGACCTGGCGGCGCGCGGCATGAGCGGCATCGTGCCGACCGCCGAGATGCTGTCCGCGCAGTTCCTGTTCAACGATCCGCCGGACCACACCCGGATCAGGAACGCCCTGCGCGCCGAGTTCTCGCCCGCCGGTCTGCAACGGCACGACCCGGACCTGCGGGCCATCGCCGACCGGGCCCTGGACGCGCTGCCCGACGCCGGGACCATCGACCTGGTGCGGGACTTCGCGGAGCGGCTGCCCGAGCACCTGATGACCCATCTGCTCGGCATGAGGGGGCGCGGCGCGGAGCTCACCGAGTGGGCCGACGCCTACGAGCGTCTGCTCAGCAGCGTCTCCACCTTCCCCAGCCGGGCCGACCTGGAGACGGTCCCGCTGCTCGACAAGGCGCTCGCCGGGCTGCGCGAGCTGGCCGCCGAACGCCTCGCCGCGCCCGGTGACGACCTCGTCTCCGTCCTGGCGACGGCGTTGCGGGACGACTTCGCCGCCGATCCCGCGAAGGGTCCTGAGGAAGGATCGGAGGAGGGTTCGGGGGAGCGATCGGGGGAGCCCTGTGAGCCGTCCGCCGAGCTGCTCCAGCTCGTCGCCGCCAACGCGCTGGTCCTGGTCGCCGGTGGCTATCAGACCCTGACGCATCTCGTCTCCAGCGGGCTGCTGCTGCTCGCCGAGCACCCGGAGCAGCTGCGGCGGCTGCGGGACGACCCTTCGCTCGCCGATTCCGCCGTGGCGGAGGTGCTGCGGATCGACGGGTCGAGCCAGTACGTGGGGCGGCACGCCGTGCGGGACATCGAGGTCGGCGGGGCGCGGATGAAGGCCGGGGACGGAGTCCTCGTCCTGCTCGCCGCGGCCAACCTCGACCCGCGCAAGTTCACCGACCCCACCGCCTTCGACATCACCCGCAGCGAGGGCCGCCACCTCGGCTTCGGCTCCGGTCCGCACTACTGCCTGGGCGCGCCGTTCGCCGAACGTCTGGCGCGCTGGGCGATCCTCGGCTTCGTCGAGCGCTACCGGCGGTTCGGGCTCTCGCCGGTGGAGGCGGACCCGGTGGAGTGGGGGCCGCACTGCAACACCCGCTCACGGCGCCGGGCGGCGCTGCTCGTGGGCCGTACGGCCGAGACCGCGCCCCGGGAGCCGCACCAGCCCGATGCGGTGCCCGCGGCGAAGACGGTCACCGACCTCGAACGGCACCAGATCGTCGCCGAGTGGAACGACACCGGCGCCGACGACGGTGCCGCGCAGATCTGCTGGCAGCTGCTCTTCGAGGAGCGGGCGCGCCTGGCGCCGGACAGCACGGCGGTCGAGGACGAGGGCGTCGTGTACTCGTACGCGGACATCGACGCGCTGGCCAACGGCGCCGCGCACCGGCTGCGCGAGCTGGGCGTCGAGCCCGAGACGGTCGTCGCGATCAGCATGGAACGCTCCGTGCGGCTGGTGGTCGCCATCCTCGCCGTCGCCAAGGCCGGGGGCGCCTTCCTGCTCGCCGCCTCCGACTGCCCCGGCGAGCGGCTGCGGACCATGCTGGAGCAGACGTCCGCGCGGCTCGTCGTCGCCGACGACGCCACCGGGGACCGGATCGCGGCGCTGGGCCTCCCGGCCGACGTCGTACGGCTCGATCCGGCCGCACGCGCCGCCGCCCCGCCGATCACCGGTGTCGCGCCGGGCAACACCGCCTACGTCGTGTTCACCAGTGGCACCACGGGACGGCCGAAAGCCATCGCCAACAGCCACGAGTCGCTGACGAACCTGCACCTCGCGCAGCGCGCGGTGTTCCGGATCCGGCCGCAGGACCGGGTGCTGCAGTTCCTGTCGCTGAACTTCGACGGCTTCATCTCCGAGGCCGTGCTCGCGCTGCTGTGCGGGGCGACGCTCGTCGTCGCGCGGACCGCGCAGCTGACCCCCGGCCCGCCGCTGTCGCGGCTGCTGCGCGAGCGGCGGGTGAGCGTCGCCATCATGACGCCGTCGGTGTGGTCGGTGCTCGCGCACGATCCGCTGCCCAACCTGCGCATCGCGGCGTTCGCGGGCGAGCGGCTGCCCGGTGCGCTCGTCCGCCGCTGGACGGCGCCGGGCCGCAGGCTCCTCAACCTCTACGGTCCCGCCGAGGCTGCGGTCTGGTCGACCTGGCACGAGTGCGCCGGTGAGGACGACCCGCCGATCGGGCGCCCGGTCGCGGGCAAACGGGTCTACGTCCTGGACGAGGAGCGGCAGTTGCTGCCCGCGGGAACTCAGGGCGAGCTGTACATCGCGGGGATCGGTGTGGGCCGCTATCTGGGGCGCCCCGACCTCATGGCCGAGTCGTTCATGCCGGACCCCTTCGCGGGGCGGCCGGGGCGGTTGATGTACCGGAGCGGTGACCTGTGCGTCTGGCGGGAGGACGGCTCCCTGGAGTACGTCGGCCGCCGCGACCGGCAGGTCAAGATCCGGGGTCAGCGCGTCGAACTGTACGAGGTCGAGCGCGTGTTGGAGAAGGCGCCCGGGGTGTCCTCCTGCCACGCGGTCGAGCGCGACGGCCGGCTGCACGCGTTCGTCGTGCCCGAGGGGCCGGGGTCCTGGGACGAGACGGCGGTACGTCGCCATCTCGCCGAGCGGCTGCACGGAGGCATGATCCCGGCGGCGTTCACCGTCACGGAACAGCTGCCGCTGACCTCGAACGGGAAGGTGGGACAGCGGGAGGAGACGGCGGGGACCGACACCGGCACCGTCGCTTCCGAGCCCGCGCCGATCGCGACAGCGCCCGCTCCGGTTCCAGTGGCACCCGCTCCGGCCCCCGCGGCACCCGCCCCCGTCACCGCGGGGTCCACCCGCGTCACATGGGAGCTGGCCCGGCTGTTCTCGTCGTGTCTGCGCGTGCCGCAGGTCCAGGTGAAGCTGGACACCGACTTCTTCTCCGCGGGCGGTGACTCGCTGGCCATGGCGGAGTTCATGGCGGCCGCCGAGGACCGCTTCGGCATGGAGATCGACATACAGCGACTGCTCGACGAGCCGACCCTGGCCGGACTGGTGCAGCTGGTGAGCGAGGGGCGTACGGCTCAGTGA
- a CDS encoding alpha/beta fold hydrolase encodes MNDGTIQTATERARPVIHEWGDGTDTAARPVVIVHGSVDRSDTFRRVVDDLPGRPVLGYDRRGWGASRPLGDADVDFAVHVRDLRTVLAEQPVPPVVLGHSYGALVALAAAAADPSRVAGIVAVEPPVRWLPWWPVDDPWERTVRGAAAEGGPEQATRAMLAELLGPASRLHLARARPSDLAADGAALISEMTDPTVDVPSFDPLTFPLPTAVAAGSRSAPHHAEVARRLAELLPHGRFAEISGAGHAAHVSHPQELARLVHEIDTVIDTSEEQHR; translated from the coding sequence GTGAACGACGGAACTATACAGACCGCCACGGAGCGGGCGCGGCCGGTAATCCATGAGTGGGGGGACGGGACGGACACGGCTGCCCGGCCCGTCGTGATCGTGCACGGCTCGGTGGACCGGAGTGACACCTTCCGCCGCGTGGTCGACGATCTGCCGGGCCGCCCGGTGCTCGGCTACGACCGGCGCGGCTGGGGCGCGTCCCGCCCGCTCGGGGACGCGGACGTCGACTTCGCGGTGCACGTGCGCGACCTTCGTACGGTCCTGGCGGAGCAGCCCGTGCCGCCGGTCGTGCTCGGCCACAGTTACGGCGCCCTCGTGGCGCTTGCCGCCGCGGCCGCGGACCCGTCGCGTGTCGCCGGGATCGTCGCCGTCGAACCGCCGGTGCGCTGGCTGCCGTGGTGGCCCGTCGACGACCCTTGGGAGCGGACCGTGCGCGGCGCGGCCGCCGAGGGAGGGCCGGAGCAGGCGACGCGGGCGATGCTGGCCGAACTGCTCGGCCCCGCGAGCCGGTTGCACCTGGCGCGCGCCCGGCCGTCCGACCTCGCGGCGGACGGGGCGGCCCTGATCTCCGAGATGACGGACCCGACGGTCGACGTGCCGTCCTTCGACCCGCTGACGTTTCCTCTCCCCACCGCGGTGGCGGCCGGATCGCGGTCGGCGCCGCATCACGCGGAAGTGGCACGGCGGCTCGCCGAGCTGCTGCCGCACGGCCGGTTCGCGGAGATCTCCGGCGCCGGGCACGCCGCGCACGTCAGCCACCCGCAGGAACTCGCCCGACTGGTACACGAGATCGACACGGTCATCGACACGTCCGAGGAGCAACACCGATGA